From Sphingomonas sp.:
GAAGGCGGTCTGCTGCGGCGACTGCGCGAACGACACCGGCGTACCAGCCCAAACCTCGCTCAGCGCACCCCAGTTATAGGTGCTGTAGCGGACGTCCGACGCACGATCCGCATAGCGGGCGCCGAACTTCAGGTGGGTGAGGAAGCTGTCTTCGCCGAACTTGTAGTCGAAGTCCGCCTTGAAGGCATATTCACGGCCTTCGCTCTGCTCCAGATGGTCCATCGCCGCGCGCCAGAACTGGTTCTGCGGGTTCTGGAAATATTGCGCGTCGCTCTGCCCCGCCAGCGCCGGGTTGGAGGTGCCCAGCACCGTCGGCTTGTGCGGGGTCACGACCGGCAGGTTGCCGGTGAGATCGAGCTCCGAATCCGCGAAGGTCGAGCCGAACACCGCGAAGTCGGTGTTGTTGTGCTTGGCCTTGGTATAGTCGGCATCGAGATTGACCGAGAGGCGATCGCTGAGTTCGGTCTTCAGGTTGAGGCCGTAATCCCAGACGGTGTTCTCGTCGAGCACCTGACGCCGCGACAGCGACTGCTGGGTGCCGCCGGTGGGCACGTAGCAGGGCTGGATGGTGCCGTCGCCGGCGCACCGGCTGCCGCCGCCATTGCCGGGCGCGGTGATGTAGCCCGACTGGAACAGGCCCGAGGAATCGAACTTGTAGTTGGTCGTGGCGCCGACCGCACACTGGGCGCGGGTGGTGCCGCCCGGGCCGTTGCCGTTGGGCGCGCAGCCGAGCGGATAGGTGTTGTATTCCGACAGGTCCGGCGCGGTTTCGAAGGTATGTTCGCCCCAGGCGTTGGTGGTGTGGGTGCGCAGGAACTGTGCGGTCAGGATCGTGCGGTTGTCGCGGCTCTGCCACTGCGCCGCAACGGCGACACCGTCGCGCTTGCGGTCATAGTCCTGGCTGCGGAACTGGCCGCCGATGGGGGCATAGCGCACGCCTGCGGGATCGAGCAGCCCGTCCGCCCCCGGCGTGCTGGCGGTGCCGCAAGCCGAACCGCCCGCGGGCAGCGTCGTGCTGTCGCCGGTGCCGGGCAGCGGGTTGCGGCAGACCAGGTTGGTGGTCGAGTTGGCGGCGATCGCCTGCTGGTTGTCGCGCGTCTGGAAGTTGGTGACCTGGATGCCGTCCGCTCGGCTGCGGATGCGCGAATAGGACACGTCGCCGAGCAGGCCCAGCGTACCGATGCCGGTCTCCCAGGTGTTGCTGATCAGCAGCGAAGCGGTCGGCGACCACTTCTTCTCCATGTCGCCATAATTGGCCTCGATATCGGCACCGACGTGCAGGCCCTTGTTGTCGAAGGGCTTGCGCGTGTTGAGGTTGACCGTGCCGGCCAGGCCGCCCTCGATCATCTCTGCCGTCGCGTTCTTGTAGACTTCGACCGAGCCGAGCAGTTCGGCGGGCACGTCGGCGAAGTTGATCGCCTGGCCCCCGATGCCGGCGGAGAAGGTGTCGCGCCCGTTGAATTCCGAGCGGACGAAGTTCAGGCCGCGGACGTTCACGCCCGAGCCTTCTACCGAGAAATGGTCCGGATCGTTGGTGCCGGCGAAGCGGCTGATCGTCACGCCCGGCACGCGCTGCAGCGCCTCGGTGACCGAGCGGTCCGGCAGCGCCCCGATGTCGCTGGCGGTGATCGCGTCGACCACGGTGTCGGCATTGCGCTTGATGTTCTGCGCATTGGCAAGGCTCGCGCGGATGCCGGTGACGACGATCTCGTTGCCCTGGTCGGCAGGCACGCTGTCGGCCGGCGCCTGCTGGTCCGGCGTCGCGGTCTGCGCATGGGCGGTACCCATCATGCCCGCGACGCAGAGCGCGGTGACCGAGGCCCCGCGCAGGAAAGATCCGATCTTGTTGATATCGCGCATCCGCGCATGCGACGTGTTTCGCATAATCCCCTCCTCAGAAAGCGTGTGACTCGTTGGCCACGACAAGGTTGTCAGGAAGGTAGATCAGATCATGGTAACGTTGACAATGCGAGCGCTACCATTGGCAGAAACGTTTTCGAAAGCACTGTAGCCGTTTTGCAACGGTAGCGCGGTCACGCCCAAGGAAGCGTTTGACATCCTGCGGGGCATTGCTGGTACCCCTGCCGCCTACGAGAGAGGATGCAGCGATGACCGGGCGACAGAGTCTACGGGTTGTGATCGTCGGAGGGGGAACGTCGGGCTGGATGGCCGCGGCTGCCATTGCGCGTTTGTTGCCAGCACGTTGCAGTCTGCACCTCATAGAGTCCGAGGCGATCGGCGTGATCGGCGTCGGCGAAGCGACGCTGCCGCACATCCGCAGCTTCGTGGAAAAGCTCGGCATTCGCGAAGCCGATTTCATGGCCTGGACGCGCGGTACGTTCAAATTGGGTATCGAATTTCGCGACTGGGGCAAGATCGGCGACAGCTATGTCCATCCCTTCGGCACGTTCGGGCGCGGCAAGGGGGAGGTGGACTTCCACCATTACTGGACCCGGCTGCGGTGTGCGGGGGCGGAGGTGCCGCCGCTCGAAGCCTTTTCCTATGCCTGCATGCTCGCGCGTGCCAACCGCTTCGAGGTACCGGCGGCCGATCCCGCGCAGCTCGCCTCCACCTATGGCTATGCCTATCAGTTCGATGCGCTGCTATTCGCGCCCTATCTGCGCAGCATCGCCGAGGGGCTGGGGGCGATCCGCAGCGAGGGCAAGGTGGTCGAGGTGCTGCGCGACGGCGCGAGCGGCGACATCACCGCCGTCCACCTGGACGATGGCCAAGTAATCGAAGGCGACCTGTTCATCGATTGCTCGGGCTTCCGCTCGCTGCTGCTCGGCGAGGCGCTGGAGGAACCGTTCGAGGACTGGAACCACTGGCTGCCCGCCGACCGCGCCGTGGCGATGCCGTGCCGAACCGAAACCTCGGTCACGCCCTATACCAGCGCGATCGCCATGCCGGCCGGGTGGCGCTGGCGCATTCCGCTACAGCACCGCACCGGCAACGGCTATGTCTTCGCCAGCGCCTTCACCTCGGACGATGCGGCGGCCCAGGCGCTGACCCAGGCGGTGGAGGGCGCGCCGCTCGCCGATCCGCGCTTCCTGCGCTTCCGGGCCGGGCGGCGCCGGCGCAGCTGGGTGAACAACTGCGTGGCGATCGGGCTGGCCAGCGGCTTTCTGGAGCCGCTCGAATCGACCAGCATCTATCTGGTCCAGCAGGCGATCACCGCGCTGATCGAGCTGTTCCCGGAAGCCACGATCTCGCCGGTGGACCGGGACGAGTTCAACCGCCTGATCGATCTCGAATATGATCGCATCCGCGACTTCCTGATCCTCCACTATCATGCGACCACGCGATCGGATTCGGACTTCTGGCACTATGTCCGCACCATGGAAGTGCCCGACAGCCTGGCCGAGAAGATCGAGCTGTTCCGCCGCGCGGGGCGGGTGGTGAAGTATCGCGAAGGGGTGTTCCTGGATGCGAGCTGGATCGCCGTCTATGTCGGCCAGGGGATCGTTCCGGAAGGCTATGACCCGCGCGCGGACCTGCCGGACGCCGACAGCCTGATGCGCGGCATGCAGGCGCTGCGGGCGGAAATCGACGCCACCGTCGCGCAGGTCCCCGAGCATCTGCGCTATATCGACCAATATTGCGCGATGGCGGCGGCGGCATGAGCTTGCGCCGTATTCTCGTCGTCGGCGGGGGCATGGTAGGGTGGTCGGCCGCCGCCGCGCTCAAGCGCCGCCTCCCGCAGCTGGACATCACGATCGTGCCGGTCGCGCCGCCCGCCGATGCGCTGGCGGACCGCATCGCCAGCACGCTGCCCTCGATCCTCGGCTTCCACGGCGACTTGGGCATCGGGCTCGGCGATGCGGTGTTGCGCACCGGCAGCCACTATCGCCTCGGCACCCTGTTTCGCGGCTGGGTGGAGGGCGCCCCGGACTATGTGCATGCCTATGGCCGGGCGGGCATGCCGATCGGCGGCGCGCCTTTTTCTGCGATATGGGCACGCGCTGCCGCCTCGGGTGTCGCTCCGCCATTCGATACGCTGTCGGCGGCCGCCATGATGGGGCGGACGGGCCGGTTCGTCACGCCGCAGGCCGAGGGCCTCCTTGCCGAGCACAGCTTCGGCCTCACGCTCGACATCCCGCGCTACACCGCGATGCTGATGGCGTTCGCCCGCCACGTGGGCGTGCAGGGCCATCTCGGCGAGGTGGCGCAGGTCGAGCAGGACGCGCGGGGCGACATCGCGGCCGTGGTCCTGGACGACGGTACTCGTCTCACGGCCGATCTTTACTGCGATTGCACCGGCCCTGCCGCCCGCCTGCACGGGGCGATGGCGGTGCCCCGCGAGGATTGGCAGGCGTGGCTGCCCTGCGACCGGATCGTGCTGGAAGAGGTTGCCGGCGACGACGAAGCAGCGCCGATGGAGCAGGTCACCGCGACCGGCCATGGCTGGCGCTGGGTGGGCGCCCGCCAGCGCGGCACCGTCTTCTGCGCCGCGTCGGGGGCGCCGGACGAAGGCGCGGTTGCCTTCCGCTCGGGTGCCACGCTGGAGCCCTGGCGCGGGAACGTCGTCGCAATCGGCGATGCCGCCGTCGGCGTGGAGCCGCTCGAGTGGAGCAATCTCCATCTCGCGCACAGCGCCATCGACCGGCTGATAGCGATGCTGCCCGCCGGTCGGCCCCATCCGCTGGAGGCCGCCGAATATAACCGGCAGGCGCTCGCCGAGGCGCGGCGCGTGCGCGACTTCCTGGTGCTCCATTACGCCACCGCCCGGCGCGATACGCCGTTCTGGCAGGCGCGGGCGCAGACCGGGCTGCCGGAATCGCTCGCGCATACGCTGCGCCTGTTTCGCGAGCGCGGCCGCCTGCCCTATTATGAGGAGGAGACCTTCGACCGCGATAGCTGGCTGGCCGTGCTGTTCGGCCAGCAGGTGCTGCCCCGCCGTATCGATCCGCTGACCGATGCAGTGCCGCCCGCCGAAGCGGCAGCCGCGCTGGCGTCGCTGCGGCACAGCATCGCCCAGGCGGTGGAGCCGGTCCCCACCGCCGCACGATTCCGTGCCCTGCAGCTGGAGCGCCTCCATGCACGCGCATAGCATCCGCGAGGTGGTGATCGTCGGCGGCGGCACGGCCGGGTGGATGGCGGCCGCAGCCTTCTCGCGCTTCCTTGACAATGGCTATACCCGCATCACCCTGGTCGAGTCCGACGAGATCGGCACGGTGGGGGTGGGCGAAGCGACGATCCCGCCGATCCTGCGCTTCAACCAGATGATCGGGCTTGCCGAGAACCAGTTCCTCGCGGAGGCCGGCGGCACCTTCAAGCTGGGCATCGAGTTCGTCGACTGGGGTGCGCTCGGCGACCGCTATTTCCATCCCTTCGGCAATTACGGCCAGGATCTGGAAGGGGTGCCGTTCCACCAGCTCTATCTGCGCGAGCGGGCACACCAGCCGATGTCGGAGATCGCCGCCTGGTCGATGAGTGCGGTGGCCGCTGCAGCCGGCCGGTTCGGGCGTCCCTCCGCCACGGCGCAGTCCCCAATCCGCGAGCTGTTCTACGCCTTCCACTTCGACGCAGGCCTGTACGCGCAGCTCCTGCGCAGGCTGGCGGAATCGCGCGGGGTTACCCGCATCGAGGGAAAGGTCGTCAGCGTGGCGCAGCGGGCGGAAGACGGGTTCGTCCAATCGGTGACGCTCGCCGACGGGCGCACCGTCACGGGCGACCTGTTCATCGATTGCTCGGGCTTTCGGGGGCTGCTGATCGAGGAGACGCTGGGCACCGGCTACGAGGATTGGCGGCACTGGCTGCCCTGCGACCGTGCGATCGCGGCGCCTTGCGCCGCAGTGGGAGAGCCCACGCCCTTTACCCGCTCCACCGCGCGCGCGGCGGGCTGGCAGTGGCGCATTCCGCTGCAGCACCGGATTGGCAACGGCCTGGTCTATTGCAGCGACGATCTGGACGACGACGCTGCCGAGCGGCAACTCCTGGACGCGCTGGAATCGCCGGCTCTGGCCGAGCCGCGCCGCCTGCGCTTCACCACCGGGCGGCGGCGTGCGCTCTGGTCGCACAACGTCGTGGCGCTTGGCCTTGCGGGCGGCTTTCTCGAGCCGCTCGAGTCGACGAGCATTCATCTGATCCAGAGCGGCATCGCGCGCCTGCTCGCGCTGTTTCCCGACAAGCGGTGCGATCCGATCGAGCGGGAGGAATATAACCGGCAGATGGTGGCGCTGTACGATGATGTGCGCGATTTCATCATTCTCCACTACAAGCTGACCAACCGCGACGACTCTCCCTTCTGGAACCGCTGTCGCACGATGGACGTGCCGGACAGCCTGGCGCACCGGCTCGCACTGTTCGGCCAAAAGGGACGGATCTTCCGCGAAGCTTCCGAACTTTTCTCGAGCTCCAGCTGGGTTTCCGTCTGCCTGGGCCAGAATCTCGTCCCCCAGGACATCGACCCCATGGTCGACGCGCTGGACCGCGATCGCGTTGCCGCGGCAATGGAGCAACTCCGCCGCGGTTATCAGGGAACCGCGTCGCAGATGCCGACGCACGGCGCTTTCTTGTCCCGGTGCCTGGAAGGGGTGCGGCAGGCCCCTTCTTGATAGACGCGGTTTGGGCGCCCTGCCGTACGCCGGCCTCGCTCCTGCGACAGGCGCCAGCCCTACCGGCCCCAACGATCGACGGGCGAGAAGCTCGCAGCGGTTGGTTGGCATATGGGACGCCGCTCGCTTTTGGCCGTTGTTGGAAAGAGTGCCGACATTTCTGGGTCGCCGTGATGGGCGCCATTCCGGTGGGGAATTTGGATACGGGCACTTGAGACGATCGGTCCTGTCCAGGCACGCCTTCATCGCCAGCTGTCCGTGGCGGCAGACGCGGACGCATCCGAATTACGCGAGCCTCAGCTCTGATCTGGCCACTCTCTCAGGGCGAGGGGGCCGCCGGGTTTCGTGCCATCTAACACCGCTTGACAGCCTTCGGAGCAAGTTGTACCTATCGGTACAACATAGTGATTGAAGGACGAAGCCGATCGAACCGGCGCGCTCCCGCCACACCGTTCCAGCCTCCAAGGCGCTTTCTGCGTCCGCGAGGGCTTCTGTGATGAAGAAAGGACACCCGATGTCTCGTCCCCCTTTGCCCCCATTCACCCAAGAAACCGCCGTCCAAAAGGTCCGCCTCGCCGAGGACGGCTGGAACACGCGCGATGCCGCGAAGGTCGCGCTCGCCTACACGCTCGACACCCGGTGGCGTAACCGGGTGGAGTTTGCCAATAATCGCGAGGAAGCGCAGGCGTTCCTCGCGCGCAAATGGAACAGCGAACACGAATATCGGCTCATCAAGGAGCTCTGGGCCTTCACTGGCAATCGTATCGCGGTGCGCTACGCCTATGAGTATCGGGACGATAACGGCCAATGGTTCCGTGCCTATGGCAACGAGAACTGGTTGTTCGCCGAGGATGGCCTGATGTCGAACCGCTATGCTTGCATCAACGAGATGCCGATCGCCGAACCGGATCGCAAATTCCACTGGCCGCTCGGCCGCCGCCCGGACGGTCATCCCTCGCTCAGCGACCTCGGGCTATGACCGGCAAGCGCGTCCTCACCACCCGCGAGAACGCATTGCCTGCTCTGGCAGAAGCGTTTCGCGAATATGGCTTCGAGGGCGCGAGCCTGGCGGTACTGTCGAAGGCGACCGGCCTTGGCAAAGGCAGCCTCTATAACTTCTTCCCGGGCGGGAAGGAGGAGATGATGGAAGCAGTGCTTGCCGAAATCGATCGCTGGTTCGCCGATACCATCTTCGCATCGCTGGTGCAGGCCGAGGATCCGGCGGCGGCGGTTACGGCGATGTTCGACGAGGTGACGGCCTATTTTCGCTCCGGGCGGAGGGTCTGCCTTGTCGGCGCGCTCGGCCTCAACGTCGGCGGCGGCGCGTTCGCGGCGACGATCAATGGCTATTTCAGCCGCTGGATCGCGGCACTGGCCCGTTGTCTCGAGGTGGCGAACGTCCCTCCCGCCTCGGCGGCGGTGCTGGCCGAGGAGGCGGTGTCCGGCATCCAGGGCGCGATCGTCTTGGCGCGGGCGCTGGGCGAGCACGGCACCTTCAATCGCATCGTCGACCGCCAGCGTGCCAGCTTGCTGGCTGCCATCCGCGACGGCGCAACCCCCTGAATGTCGGGGGGATGACACCTTCGGCATCAACCTGAGTGTATCCTATGGCGCAGACCTATCTCCATCAGATGTTCGGCCCCGGCTCGCGTGCGCTGCAGGCGGCAGCCGGATCACGTACCTCCTATGCGCGCATGGAAAGCCAGGCCGGCGCGCTCGACGTGCTGACCGCAAGGGAGCTCGATTTCATCGCGGCACGCGACAGCTTCTATATCGCGAGCGTGAGCGAAGGTGGCTGGCCCTATGTTCAGCACCGGGGCGGCCCCGCCGGCTTTCTGCATCACATCGCCGATAACCGGCTCGCCTTCGTCGACTTTCAAGGGAATCGTCAGTATCTCTCGACGGCGAACCTGGCTGCGGACGATCGCGTCTCCCTGTTTCTGATCGACTATCCCGCACGGCGCCGGCTCAAATTGATCGGCCACGCACGGACAAGCGAAGATCCGGCGGAAATCGCCGCGCTGACGCCTGCGGGATATAACGCGGTGCCGGAGCGTCTTTTCCTGATCGATATCGTCGGCTTCGACTGGAATTGTCCCCAGCATATCACCCCGCGCTTCACCGAGGCGGAGATTGCTGCAGCCCATCAACCCCTTATCGACGAGCTCGCACGACTGCGCGCGCGGATATCGGAACTGGAAGGAGCACGTCCATGACCGGCAGGCTGACCTGTGGCGTTCACCATGTGGGGCTCACCGTTCCCGATCTCGACGAGGCGCGCGAATTCTTTTGCGATGTCCTCGGTTTCGACGTCGTCGGCGGTGCGCCCGACTATCCGGCGGTCTTCGTGTCCGATGGGAACGCGCTGATCACCTTGTGGCGCGCGGGCGACCCCGCGACGGCGCGCACCTTCGATCGTCGCGCCAATATCGGCCTCCATCATCTTTCGCTCGCGGTCGCCGACGAGGATGCGCTTGCGGCGGCGTGGCGTAAGCTTAGCACCCACCCCGGCGTCACCGTTGATGTGGCGCCCCAGCCGATCCAATCTGGAGCAGCCGCCCGCCACTTCCTCGTCTTCATCCCGGGCGGAATCAGGTTGGAGTTCGCGACCGCGCGCACGTGAGAGGATATCAGCCTGG
This genomic window contains:
- a CDS encoding tryptophan halogenase family protein, giving the protein MTGRQSLRVVIVGGGTSGWMAAAAIARLLPARCSLHLIESEAIGVIGVGEATLPHIRSFVEKLGIREADFMAWTRGTFKLGIEFRDWGKIGDSYVHPFGTFGRGKGEVDFHHYWTRLRCAGAEVPPLEAFSYACMLARANRFEVPAADPAQLASTYGYAYQFDALLFAPYLRSIAEGLGAIRSEGKVVEVLRDGASGDITAVHLDDGQVIEGDLFIDCSGFRSLLLGEALEEPFEDWNHWLPADRAVAMPCRTETSVTPYTSAIAMPAGWRWRIPLQHRTGNGYVFASAFTSDDAAAQALTQAVEGAPLADPRFLRFRAGRRRRSWVNNCVAIGLASGFLEPLESTSIYLVQQAITALIELFPEATISPVDRDEFNRLIDLEYDRIRDFLILHYHATTRSDSDFWHYVRTMEVPDSLAEKIELFRRAGRVVKYREGVFLDASWIAVYVGQGIVPEGYDPRADLPDADSLMRGMQALRAEIDATVAQVPEHLRYIDQYCAMAAAA
- a CDS encoding VOC family protein; amino-acid sequence: MTGRLTCGVHHVGLTVPDLDEAREFFCDVLGFDVVGGAPDYPAVFVSDGNALITLWRAGDPATARTFDRRANIGLHHLSLAVADEDALAAAWRKLSTHPGVTVDVAPQPIQSGAAARHFLVFIPGGIRLEFATART
- a CDS encoding pyridoxamine 5'-phosphate oxidase family protein encodes the protein MAQTYLHQMFGPGSRALQAAAGSRTSYARMESQAGALDVLTARELDFIAARDSFYIASVSEGGWPYVQHRGGPAGFLHHIADNRLAFVDFQGNRQYLSTANLAADDRVSLFLIDYPARRRLKLIGHARTSEDPAEIAALTPAGYNAVPERLFLIDIVGFDWNCPQHITPRFTEAEIAAAHQPLIDELARLRARISELEGARP
- a CDS encoding tryptophan halogenase family protein — translated: MHAHSIREVVIVGGGTAGWMAAAAFSRFLDNGYTRITLVESDEIGTVGVGEATIPPILRFNQMIGLAENQFLAEAGGTFKLGIEFVDWGALGDRYFHPFGNYGQDLEGVPFHQLYLRERAHQPMSEIAAWSMSAVAAAAGRFGRPSATAQSPIRELFYAFHFDAGLYAQLLRRLAESRGVTRIEGKVVSVAQRAEDGFVQSVTLADGRTVTGDLFIDCSGFRGLLIEETLGTGYEDWRHWLPCDRAIAAPCAAVGEPTPFTRSTARAAGWQWRIPLQHRIGNGLVYCSDDLDDDAAERQLLDALESPALAEPRRLRFTTGRRRALWSHNVVALGLAGGFLEPLESTSIHLIQSGIARLLALFPDKRCDPIEREEYNRQMVALYDDVRDFIILHYKLTNRDDSPFWNRCRTMDVPDSLAHRLALFGQKGRIFREASELFSSSSWVSVCLGQNLVPQDIDPMVDALDRDRVAAAMEQLRRGYQGTASQMPTHGAFLSRCLEGVRQAPS
- a CDS encoding TonB-dependent receptor translates to MRNTSHARMRDINKIGSFLRGASVTALCVAGMMGTAHAQTATPDQQAPADSVPADQGNEIVVTGIRASLANAQNIKRNADTVVDAITASDIGALPDRSVTEALQRVPGVTISRFAGTNDPDHFSVEGSGVNVRGLNFVRSEFNGRDTFSAGIGGQAINFADVPAELLGSVEVYKNATAEMIEGGLAGTVNLNTRKPFDNKGLHVGADIEANYGDMEKKWSPTASLLISNTWETGIGTLGLLGDVSYSRIRSRADGIQVTNFQTRDNQQAIAANSTTNLVCRNPLPGTGDSTTLPAGGSACGTASTPGADGLLDPAGVRYAPIGGQFRSQDYDRKRDGVAVAAQWQSRDNRTILTAQFLRTHTTNAWGEHTFETAPDLSEYNTYPLGCAPNGNGPGGTTRAQCAVGATTNYKFDSSGLFQSGYITAPGNGGGSRCAGDGTIQPCYVPTGGTQQSLSRRQVLDENTVWDYGLNLKTELSDRLSVNLDADYTKAKHNNTDFAVFGSTFADSELDLTGNLPVVTPHKPTVLGTSNPALAGQSDAQYFQNPQNQFWRAAMDHLEQSEGREYAFKADFDYKFGEDSFLTHLKFGARYADRASDVRYSTYNWGALSEVWAGTPVSFAQSPQQTAFYSFPNFFRGDTKGPIGGYYYTGDLIDGYNQSAAYFQKIGQQWQANGASSTPWSPLASRGGVVAGTPYLPSEIQNVTQQDKNVYAQLNFQSPGPVFGNVRVSGNIGLRYVVSDLTSAGSIGAPTQQQTGTQDSFAATCSSTGTTVSALCRLGETGYNALRNFSTGVTTAEVARVNYGYWLPSANVKFGLTNNLILRLAASKVMTRPDLANIRNFLSVGFDSASGALTATAGNPYLKPATAWQFDATMEWYFGPVGQLSVDVFYKSIHNFFYQSLTTRAVTGGGVTQDVIVRGPANYDGYGKIKGAEVAYQQTFDFLPGVLSGLGTNLNYSYIDSSGLPNSFLNGGAPSGTSNITPGNLPLEGLSKHNFNATLFYEKGPVSLRAAYNWRSKYLLTAADVIFPYTSIYQSAGGQLDASAFYSINKYVKIGVQGVNLANQVVKTEQAYINGSTATAPRSYFVNDRRFSFILRGNF
- a CDS encoding tryptophan 7-halogenase → MSLRRILVVGGGMVGWSAAAALKRRLPQLDITIVPVAPPADALADRIASTLPSILGFHGDLGIGLGDAVLRTGSHYRLGTLFRGWVEGAPDYVHAYGRAGMPIGGAPFSAIWARAAASGVAPPFDTLSAAAMMGRTGRFVTPQAEGLLAEHSFGLTLDIPRYTAMLMAFARHVGVQGHLGEVAQVEQDARGDIAAVVLDDGTRLTADLYCDCTGPAARLHGAMAVPREDWQAWLPCDRIVLEEVAGDDEAAPMEQVTATGHGWRWVGARQRGTVFCAASGAPDEGAVAFRSGATLEPWRGNVVAIGDAAVGVEPLEWSNLHLAHSAIDRLIAMLPAGRPHPLEAAEYNRQALAEARRVRDFLVLHYATARRDTPFWQARAQTGLPESLAHTLRLFRERGRLPYYEEETFDRDSWLAVLFGQQVLPRRIDPLTDAVPPAEAAAALASLRHSIAQAVEPVPTAARFRALQLERLHARA
- a CDS encoding DUF1348 family protein yields the protein MSRPPLPPFTQETAVQKVRLAEDGWNTRDAAKVALAYTLDTRWRNRVEFANNREEAQAFLARKWNSEHEYRLIKELWAFTGNRIAVRYAYEYRDDNGQWFRAYGNENWLFAEDGLMSNRYACINEMPIAEPDRKFHWPLGRRPDGHPSLSDLGL
- a CDS encoding TetR/AcrR family transcriptional regulator; protein product: MTGKRVLTTRENALPALAEAFREYGFEGASLAVLSKATGLGKGSLYNFFPGGKEEMMEAVLAEIDRWFADTIFASLVQAEDPAAAVTAMFDEVTAYFRSGRRVCLVGALGLNVGGGAFAATINGYFSRWIAALARCLEVANVPPASAAVLAEEAVSGIQGAIVLARALGEHGTFNRIVDRQRASLLAAIRDGATP